A genomic window from Desulfovibrio sp. JC010 includes:
- a CDS encoding ABC transporter substrate-binding protein translates to MNNEFSMPKPPCKRTGSFLSLLLCALIVFSALFVLPESSLADKQLDKVTLQLKWFHQFQFAGYYAALEKGYYKDEGLDVTIIERDLRHNPIDQVLGGKADFGVSNSEILLHYLKGKKVVLLASIFQHSPLVFISKNQPLIHTAQAIKGKTVLMNSASQDIELKVMLERSGISLSDIQLVDRFAVPEDYFDPQLDVIAAYITNQPYYLKKENVPFSIIYPYTHGVDFYGDTLFTSRAQIQKHPERVDKFLRASLKGWQYALEHPEELIDIIIDKFGSLKSKGHLTYEADTIKTLILPELISIGHSNPARWEHIGEEFIKQGLVDNNRNLDNFFFNPTAGKVTIKEETAFIAAVIFGTIMIILLASIFVAGKFKHEINTRREIEEKLKKSEKYYRSIFENSGAATLIYTVENHLIKRCNEQYAELCGIPREEIENKKKWSDFIAPEELERMSGFAQTRFSEEHNTPKSYDFKFMRANGEIRNVHANIEIIDDSKDCIASIVDMTEKVKTQELLIQTEKMVSVGGLAAGMAHEINNPLAGILQAVQNIYRRISADVPASVKVAEKHGCTCEQINGFLEERGIIRMLDGIHSSGERAANIVRTMLNFTRRNDEGMSSCSLNQLFDDIMNIITCDYDLKKKYDFKHTKIVKEYQEDLGMISCLRIEIEQVLLNLVKNAAFATNEIADIRTPTITLRTRTDDRFIIAEVEDNGPGMSPEVKRRIFEPFFTTKSPGVGTGLGLSVSYFIITQNHNGTFEIDTEIGRGSRFTIKIPKI, encoded by the coding sequence TTGAATAATGAATTCTCCATGCCCAAGCCCCCCTGTAAGCGCACCGGCTCATTTCTTTCACTGCTACTCTGCGCTCTTATTGTTTTTTCGGCACTGTTTGTTCTTCCCGAAAGCAGTCTTGCCGACAAGCAACTGGACAAGGTAACCCTGCAGCTTAAATGGTTCCACCAGTTCCAGTTTGCCGGATATTATGCTGCCCTTGAAAAAGGATACTACAAAGACGAAGGCCTTGATGTAACAATCATTGAACGTGACCTGCGCCACAACCCAATTGATCAGGTACTTGGCGGCAAGGCTGACTTCGGAGTCAGCAATTCTGAAATACTGCTGCATTACCTGAAAGGGAAAAAAGTGGTCCTGCTGGCTTCCATATTTCAGCACTCCCCTCTTGTGTTTATTTCCAAAAACCAACCCCTTATACATACAGCACAGGCGATTAAGGGGAAAACCGTACTCATGAATTCAGCTTCGCAGGATATTGAACTGAAAGTCATGCTGGAAAGAAGTGGTATTTCTCTCAGCGACATCCAGCTTGTGGACCGCTTTGCTGTGCCGGAAGATTACTTTGATCCGCAACTTGACGTCATTGCCGCCTATATTACCAACCAACCGTATTATCTAAAAAAAGAGAATGTACCTTTTTCCATTATATATCCCTACACCCATGGGGTTGATTTTTACGGTGACACGCTTTTTACCTCGCGCGCTCAAATTCAAAAACACCCGGAAAGGGTTGATAAATTCCTGAGGGCAAGCCTGAAAGGATGGCAATACGCCCTTGAACACCCTGAAGAATTAATTGATATCATCATCGACAAATTCGGCTCGTTAAAATCAAAAGGACATTTAACATACGAAGCAGACACAATAAAAACTCTGATCCTGCCGGAACTGATAAGCATAGGTCACAGCAATCCCGCCCGCTGGGAACATATCGGAGAAGAATTCATAAAACAGGGACTGGTTGATAATAACCGCAATCTCGATAACTTTTTCTTCAATCCCACAGCAGGAAAAGTAACTATCAAGGAAGAAACGGCTTTTATCGCCGCCGTAATATTCGGAACAATAATGATCATCCTGCTGGCCTCAATATTTGTTGCCGGAAAATTCAAACACGAAATCAATACCCGCAGAGAAATTGAAGAAAAGCTCAAAAAAAGTGAAAAGTACTACCGCAGCATATTTGAAAACAGTGGTGCCGCAACTCTCATTTATACTGTCGAGAATCATTTGATAAAAAGATGCAATGAACAATATGCGGAACTTTGCGGAATTCCCCGTGAAGAAATTGAAAACAAGAAAAAGTGGTCGGACTTCATTGCCCCTGAAGAACTGGAAAGGATGAGCGGTTTTGCTCAGACCAGATTTTCCGAAGAGCACAACACACCTAAATCATATGATTTTAAATTCATGCGTGCCAATGGTGAAATACGAAATGTTCACGCAAATATCGAAATTATTGATGACAGCAAAGACTGCATCGCATCGATCGTCGACATGACCGAAAAAGTCAAAACACAGGAGCTGCTTATCCAGACGGAAAAAATGGTCTCCGTCGGCGGTCTTGCAGCAGGCATGGCCCACGAAATCAACAACCCCCTTGCCGGAATTCTGCAGGCAGTTCAGAATATTTACCGCCGCATTTCAGCAGACGTTCCTGCCAGCGTGAAAGTTGCGGAAAAACACGGCTGCACATGCGAACAGATTAACGGATTTCTTGAAGAACGTGGCATAATAAGAATGTTGGATGGAATCCACAGCTCAGGTGAGCGGGCGGCAAATATTGTCCGGACCATGCTCAATTTTACCCGCCGCAACGATGAGGGCATGAGCAGCTGCAGCCTGAACCAGCTTTTTGACGATATCATGAACATAATCACCTGTGATTATGATCTAAAAAAGAAATACGACTTCAAACACACAAAAATAGTTAAAGAATATCAAGAAGATCTTGGCATGATCAGTTGCCTGCGCATTGAAATTGAACAGGTACTGCTTAACCTCGTAAAAAATGCAGCATTTGCCACCAACGAAATTGCCGACATCAGGACACCGACCATCACACTGCGGACCAGAACAGATGACAGATTTATCATTGCCGAAGTGGAAGACAACGGCCCGGGCATGAGCCCGGAAGTAAAAAGACGTATTTTTGAACCCTTTTTCACCACCAAATCACCGGGAGTTGGAACCGGCCTTGGACTTTCTGTTTCATATTTTATAATAACACAGAATC
- a CDS encoding undecaprenyl-diphosphate phosphatase: MTSLFTAAILGIVEGLTEFLPVSSTGHLIITGHLLGFTGEKAASFEVAIQLGAILAVVVLYWSRFWGLIVPNPTQKFSGIRGLYLLFLTSLPASVLGLLAHDFIKQHLFNPYTVAWALGVGAIMILIVEKKDIRPNCYSLDEVTPKLALGIGCFQCLALWPGFSRSAATIMGGMLLGAKRQIAAEYSFIAAVPIMFAATGYDMLKSYKLFTMADIPFLAVGFVVSFLSAWAAVKVFIYLLGKLTLRPFAYYRLAIAPLVLFFWS, from the coding sequence ATGACATCGCTATTTACTGCCGCAATTCTCGGCATTGTGGAAGGCTTGACTGAATTCCTCCCGGTCTCCAGCACCGGACACCTGATCATCACCGGACACCTGCTCGGCTTTACCGGGGAAAAAGCGGCCTCGTTCGAGGTTGCTATCCAGCTTGGAGCAATTCTGGCCGTGGTAGTGCTCTACTGGTCCCGTTTCTGGGGATTGATCGTGCCCAACCCGACCCAGAAATTTTCCGGCATCCGGGGACTCTACCTGCTTTTTCTGACCAGTCTGCCAGCTTCAGTGCTCGGTCTGCTGGCCCATGACTTCATCAAACAGCACCTTTTCAATCCGTATACGGTCGCATGGGCACTCGGCGTAGGGGCAATCATGATCCTGATTGTTGAGAAAAAGGACATCCGTCCCAATTGCTATTCCCTTGATGAGGTCACCCCCAAGCTGGCCCTCGGTATCGGCTGCTTTCAATGTCTGGCCCTCTGGCCCGGATTCTCCCGTTCCGCAGCTACCATCATGGGCGGCATGCTGCTGGGTGCCAAACGCCAGATCGCTGCCGAGTACTCATTCATTGCCGCAGTTCCTATCATGTTTGCCGCCACCGGGTACGACATGCTTAAAAGCTACAAGCTCTTCACCATGGCCGACATCCCCTTTCTGGCTGTCGGATTTGTTGTCTCTTTTCTCTCCGCATGGGCGGCAGTAAAGGTATTCATCTACCTGCTGGGCAAACTGACCCTGCGTCCCTTTGCATATTACCGTCTGGCCATTGCTCCTCTGGTGCTTTTTTTCTGGAGCTAG
- the lptF gene encoding LPS export ABC transporter permease LptF — MKLLHRNIFKELISIFTLSISGFMGLILIGRLLQFRDLFMGQSLGALEIAKLFMYLCPFFLLMLTPIATMLSIFLTFLRMNADNEITALKSGGLSLYRLLPAPIIFCLLCTGADFYFSLYGLSWGTENFRNALMEFARTQSQLAIQPGVFNKNFPGLVFYADGVDEETGVMSSVFVRDNTRKGMTATIVAPLGEIRTDPKMGRLLIHLENGRIYQQENDQLSVLKFKNYDVRIPLANILKGYDVAELRPKEMSWEKLVRISRAGDRAGEIDPSFFKKVQVEVQKRLALPVACLVLGMFAVPIACIFRGLKQQYGLIISMGLFLVYYTMLSLGVTFGESGVLTPVVGLWLPNITFAVISVVLLKMAVMEHSFSIRIPFLKKFRRKEA; from the coding sequence TTGAAGCTTCTGCATCGCAATATTTTTAAAGAACTCATATCCATATTCACCCTGAGCATTTCAGGTTTCATGGGCTTGATCCTCATCGGCAGGTTGCTGCAGTTCAGGGATTTGTTTATGGGGCAGAGTCTCGGCGCATTGGAAATAGCCAAGCTGTTCATGTACCTGTGCCCGTTTTTCCTGCTCATGCTCACCCCGATTGCAACCATGCTTTCGATTTTCCTCACTTTTTTGAGGATGAATGCGGACAATGAGATTACTGCGCTCAAATCCGGCGGTTTGAGTCTGTACCGACTGCTGCCCGCACCGATCATATTCTGCTTGCTCTGCACCGGGGCGGATTTTTACTTTTCCCTTTACGGGCTTTCATGGGGGACGGAAAATTTTCGTAACGCGCTTATGGAATTCGCCCGCACCCAGAGTCAGTTGGCCATTCAGCCCGGAGTATTCAATAAGAATTTCCCGGGGTTGGTCTTTTATGCCGATGGAGTGGACGAGGAGACCGGGGTGATGAGTTCCGTCTTCGTGCGTGATAACACCCGTAAAGGCATGACCGCCACTATCGTGGCTCCGCTGGGTGAAATCCGTACCGATCCGAAGATGGGCCGCTTGCTTATCCATCTGGAAAACGGACGCATTTACCAGCAGGAAAATGACCAGCTTTCCGTGCTTAAATTCAAGAATTATGATGTGCGTATCCCTCTTGCCAACATCCTGAAAGGTTATGATGTGGCAGAACTGCGTCCCAAGGAAATGTCATGGGAAAAGCTGGTCCGCATCAGCCGGGCCGGGGATCGCGCCGGGGAGATTGACCCCAGTTTTTTCAAAAAAGTTCAAGTAGAGGTTCAAAAACGGCTGGCCCTGCCCGTGGCCTGTCTGGTCCTTGGTATGTTTGCCGTGCCCATTGCCTGTATTTTCCGGGGACTCAAACAGCAGTACGGTTTGATAATCTCCATGGGGCTGTTTCTTGTCTACTACACCATGCTTTCACTAGGAGTTACTTTCGGCGAGAGCGGGGTGCTGACTCCGGTGGTCGGCCTGTGGCTGCCCAATATAACATTTGCAGTGATTTCGGTGGTATTGCTTAAGATGGCAGTTATGGAGCATTCATTCAGCATCAGGATTCCGTTCCTGAAGAAATTCAGGAGGAAAGAAGCATGA
- a CDS encoding LptF/LptG family permease — protein MIRRILPGYLASYVLKQNLFLMCVCLGVGTGIYLLSDLFDRLDDFIEAGLGMGTILKYFLVKMPLIFSQILPAVFLISMIVQLCVMARSKELLALRTGGLSLIWFLRFFVIYAVIWSFGQLLFSQVIGVYGEQEAYRIWKEDVRKSMLDKRVLKNIWLKQGRFVVEAKQVMPFGNQAKGITVYEFAEGNGGIKRVITSESAEVSSKYGWKLENAVELSPDRFASRKHPMFTMPIKLNLDVFKVVDPDIDPAQLPLWQLDQVIEQLKLSGSSVDRLVTAWHSKWAYAFSLLTMALVSLALITISENIYLNIGLGLGMTFAYYALFMVGASAGDSGALPPIVAAWFGNILISGLALGRIAWVFVPEHFGKYFKR, from the coding sequence ATGATCCGCAGAATTCTTCCCGGATACCTTGCGTCCTATGTGCTGAAGCAGAACCTTTTCCTCATGTGCGTCTGTCTCGGCGTGGGAACCGGAATTTACCTGCTTTCCGACCTTTTTGACCGTCTGGACGATTTCATTGAGGCCGGGCTGGGCATGGGGACCATACTAAAGTATTTTCTGGTTAAGATGCCGCTCATCTTTTCCCAGATTCTACCCGCAGTGTTCCTAATCTCCATGATCGTGCAGCTTTGCGTTATGGCCCGGAGCAAAGAGCTTCTGGCTCTGCGTACCGGAGGGCTGTCGCTGATCTGGTTTCTCAGGTTTTTTGTGATCTATGCCGTGATCTGGTCTTTTGGACAGCTGCTTTTTTCGCAGGTGATCGGGGTTTACGGTGAGCAGGAGGCCTATCGCATCTGGAAAGAAGATGTGCGTAAAAGCATGCTCGACAAGCGAGTACTCAAGAATATCTGGCTCAAGCAGGGGCGTTTTGTGGTCGAGGCCAAGCAGGTTATGCCCTTCGGCAACCAGGCCAAGGGGATAACCGTCTACGAATTTGCCGAAGGCAACGGCGGAATCAAGCGGGTTATCACCTCAGAAAGTGCCGAGGTAAGCAGCAAGTACGGTTGGAAGCTGGAGAATGCGGTGGAACTCAGTCCGGATCGTTTCGCTTCCCGCAAGCACCCTATGTTCACCATGCCCATCAAGCTCAATCTTGATGTCTTCAAGGTGGTTGATCCGGATATTGACCCCGCCCAACTGCCGTTATGGCAACTTGATCAGGTCATCGAGCAGCTCAAGTTGTCCGGTTCCAGTGTGGATCGGCTGGTCACGGCGTGGCATTCCAAGTGGGCTTATGCCTTTTCGCTGCTGACCATGGCCCTTGTTTCGTTGGCACTGATTACAATCAGCGAGAATATTTACCTGAACATCGGCCTTGGGCTGGGGATGACTTTTGCTTATTACGCCCTGTTTATGGTCGGAGCCTCAGCAGGGGATAGCGGGGCCTTGCCGCCTATTGTTGCAGCATGGTTCGGGAATATATTGATTAGTGGATTAGCACTTGGGCGTATCGCGTGGGTCTTTGTGCCGGAGCATTTCGGCAAGTATTTTAAGAGATAA